In Deinococcus sp. Leaf326, the sequence ACCATCCCGCTGCTCCTGGGGGTCTCGCTGATCTTGTTCGGCGTGCTGCACCTGGCTCCGGGGACCCCCATGGACGTCTATGCCGACAACCCCAGCGTGTCCCAGGAAGCCCTCGACCAGATGAAGGTGGCCCTGGGCCTCGATCAGCCCCTACCCGTGCAGTACACCAAATGGGTTACGGCCTTCGTGACGGGCGAGTGGGGCTACTCCATCCGCACCTCGCGCCCCGTCACGACCGAGATCGCCGAGCGGCTGTGGCCGACCATCCTGCTGGGCGGGTCGAGTTTTCTGATCGCGCTGCTCGTGGCCGTGCCCCTGGGCATCCTGAGCGCCGTGCGCCGCTACTCCTCGGTGGACTACGGCATCACGTTCATGTCCTTCCTGGGCATCAGCATGCCGGTGTTCTGGCTGGCCCTGATGCTGCAACTGCTGTTTTCCGTCCACTGGCGGATTCTGCCCTCGGCCGGAATGCAGACCATCGGCGACAATTCGCTGCTCGACCTGCTGCGTCACCTGCTCATGCCCGCCCTGATCCTGGCGTTCGCCAGCGTCGCCGGCTGGAGCCGCTACATGCGGTCGAGCATGGTCGAGGTCCTCAGCCAGGACTATGTTCGCACCGCCAAGGCCAAGGGCCTCACCGAGCGCAAGGTGGTCTACCGCCACGCCCTGCGCAACGCCCTGATTCCAGTCATCACGGTCGTCGCCCTGGATTTTGCCGGCATTCTCGCGGGCGCCGTCATCACCGAGACGATCTTCGCCTGGCCGGGCATCGGGCGGCTCTTCATCGAGAGCATGAACGGACGCGACTATCCCGTGTTGCTGGCCCTGATGATGCTCGGCTCGTTTGCGCTGGTCGTCAGCAACGTGCTGGCCGACCTGGCCTACGCCGCCGCCGACCCGAGGATCCGTTATGACTGACCCCGCTCTTCCGGGCCACGCCGCTGCGCAGCCGGCGCGGCGCCAGACCCACGACTCGCCCTGGCACCGCTTCCTGCGCCACTTCCTCAAGCACCGCCTCGCCCTCGTGAGCCTCGGGGTTCTCCTCATCCTGGGTCTGCTGGCCATCCTGGCGCCTTACCTGACGCCCTACACCTTCGACGGGCAGGACCTCGACATCATCGGCACGCCGCAGCCGCCCAGCCGCGAGCACCTCATGGGCACCGACGAACTGGGCCGCGACGCCTTCACGCGGGTGCTGTACGGCGCGCGCATCTCGCTGTCGGTAGGCATCAGCAGCGCGCTCATCGCCACCGTGCTGGGCACCTTCGTGGGCGCGCTCTCGGGGTACTACCGCGGCTGGACCGACACGCTGCTCATGCGCTTCACGGACGTCGTGCTCTCTATTCCCCTACTGCCCCTGGTCATTCTGGTCAGCGGCATGATCCGCCCGAGCGTCACGCTGCTCGTGTGCATCATCGGCGCCCTGGGCTGGATGGGCACGGCCCGCCTGATCCGGGGGCAGTTCATGAGTCTGCGCGAGCGCGAATACGTCGAGGCCAGCCGGGCGCTGGGCGGCAGCCACAGCCGCATCATGTTCCGCCACATCCTCCCCAACGCCATCGGACCGGTGGTCGTCTCCACGACCCTGGCGGTCGGCGGCGCCATCATGCTCGAAAGTGCGCTGAGCTTCCTCGGCCTGGGCGTCCAGCCGCCGACTCCCACCTGGGGCAACCTGCTGAACTCGGCGAGCCAGTGGCTCCAGGGCGCGCCGTGGCTGGCCGTCTTTCCGGGGCTGATGATCCTGATCACCGTCCTGGCCGTCAATTTCCTGGGTGACGGACTGCGCGACGCCCTCGACCCCCGGTCCTGAGCTTCCGGGCCGCCCCCCCTTCCGTTTCTCCTGATTCACCGCAGTAAAGGAACCCAACATGAAGATCACCATTATTGGGGCCGGCGCCATCGGCGGCCTCGCGGGCGCCTACATGTCCGCTCAGGGCCACGACGTCACCCTCACCGACCGCTGGGCCGAGCATATCGACGCCCTCAAGACCGGAGGCCTGCTGGTCGACGGCGTGCGCGGAGAGCAGCATTTCGCGGTCAAGGCCCTGCACCCCCACGAACTGACCGGCCCGCTGGAATGCGTCATGATCGCCACGAAGTCGCAGCACAGCCTCGAAGCGCTCGAAAGCGTGCTTCCCCTGTTCGGGCCGGACACGTTCGTGGTGTCCTACCAGAACGGCTTCAACGAGCCGGACCTGATCGCCCGGCTTCAGGCCGCCGGACTGGGCGGCGCCGAACGGGTCATGGGCAGCATCCCGAACTACGGCGGCGCCCTGGTCGACCCGGGCCACATCGAGTTCGTTCACGAGGGCCCCATCCAGCTCGGCGAGATGACCGGCGAGCGTACCCCCCGCCTGCTCGAACTCGCCAAATGTCTGGAGGCCCTGACCGAGGTGCAGCTCTCGGACAACATCTGGGGCCAGATCTGGGCCAAGGAGGTCTACAGCGCGCAGGTGGTGTTCAGCGCCCTGGTGAACGCGCCGATCACCGATAGCCTGGGCAACGAGCGCTATGCCCGCGTGGCCGGAGCGGTCGTGCGTGAGGCCCTGGAGATCGCGGAGGCCAACGGCATACAGGTCGAGGCCTTCGATTTCTTCGACCCGGCGAACTACAAGCCCGGCACACCTGGGGAGACCCAGAAACTTCTCGACAACATCACCCACGCCATCTGGCTGCTCAAGAAGGACCAGAAGCCGCAGGCCCACACCTTCAAGAAACGTGGCAGCGGCATCTGGTGGGACATCGTGTACCGCAACCGGCCCAGCGAGGTGCGGTCCAGCAACGGCAAACTCATCGACTTCGGTCAGCGGGTCGGGGCCGACACCCGGCTCAACGCAAGGATGTGCGAGATGATCTACGAGATTGAAGAGGGACAGCGCGAACTGGGCTTCCACAACTACGACGAGCTCGAACAGTACGTCCAGAGCCTCGGCAAGGCCCTGCCATGAGCGCGCCCGCCAAGTTGGGCGTCGGCGTGATCGGCGCGCACGCCTGGGCCGAGTCCGCCCACCTGCCCGGGTACGCGGCCTACGACCGCGTGGACCTCGTGGCGATCTGCGACACGGTGCCCGAGCGGGCGCAGCGCCTCGCCGAGCTCTTCGGCGTGCGCCGGGTCTACACCGACTACCGCGAACTGCTGGCCGACCCGGACGTGCAGATGGTCGACGTGTGCACCCCCACCGAGACCCACCTGCCCCTGAGTCTGGCCGCCATCGCCGCCGGCAAGCACGTCCTGAGCGAAAAGCCACTGGCCCACGACGCCGCCGACGCCTTCATGGCCGCCCGCAAGGCGCGCGAGGCAGGCGTGCGGACCAAGCTCGGGTTTACGTTCCGGTATTCCCCGGCCATCCGGCAGATTCAGCGCTGGATTCAGGACGGCACGCTGGGCGAGATCTACCACGTGCACGGCCTGGAACAGAACAGCCAGTTCCTCGATCCGTACTACCCGCTGCGGCAGGTGCCCAGCGGCGCGGAATTCAGCCGCCTGATTCCCTCCTCGGTGGTGGGCTACGGCTCGCACCTGCTGGACCTCGTGCGCTGGTGCGCGGGCGAATACAGCAGCGTCATCGGCAGTATGAGCAACTTCGTGCCGCGCCGCGTCGTGCGGGGCTACGGCGAGGGCCTTCAGGACATCAACGTCGAGGACGGCACGGTTGCGCTCGCCGAGTTCGCCAGCGGCGCGCAGGGCATCTTGCAGACGAGCTACGTGGCCATCGGCAACTATCCCGGCGTGGAACTGCGGGTGTACGGCAGCAAGGGTGCGGCCGTGGCGCGGCTGGTCGAGGAAAACGGCGTGGCCGAAACCCTGCGCTTCGCCACTGCCGACCAGGTCGAGTTCCGGGACGTGCCCCTGCCGGAGTCGGCCTACCCGCCCGGCACCACCCTGAACACCCCCTGGCCGGAGCTGTACTACCGCAACCTCGTGCGGCATTTCGTGGACGAGATTCTGGACGGTACCCCCGAGGAATGCACCTTCTACGACGGCGCCAAGAGCCAGGAAGTCGTCAACGCCATCGTGCAGTCGTCAACCGAACGCCGATGGGTGGACCTGCCGCTGTACCCCGAAGAACAGCTCGCGCCGGTGGCTGCCCTGTGACCTCACCGTCTGCTCTCGTCGACCGGTATCTGGCGTTCCACGGGCAGTTTCGCCCGGTCGACCTGACCTTCATGGGCCTGCCCGGTCATGACCACCGCCTGCCCCCAGCTGGCCCGGACGTGGCCGCGCAGGAAGGCGCAGCCCTGGAGACCCTGCAGGCCGAACTTGAGCAGGTACTCGCGTCCCCCGCCTCCAGGACGCCGGGAGAACAGACGGACCTGCGCCTGCTGGACGGGCAGCTCCGGCACCTGCGGGCCGAGCTGGACCGTGCGCCGAGATTTCGCAACCCCGCGTGGTACACCGGCGAGGCGGCCTTCGGGCTCATCTCGCTGCTGCTGCCGCGCCCGGACGGCTCGGCGCAGGAAGTGCAGGTGGGGTTGCAGGGCCGTCT encodes:
- a CDS encoding ABC transporter permease, with the translated sequence MNLNYLIKRTLGTIPLLLGVSLILFGVLHLAPGTPMDVYADNPSVSQEALDQMKVALGLDQPLPVQYTKWVTAFVTGEWGYSIRTSRPVTTEIAERLWPTILLGGSSFLIALLVAVPLGILSAVRRYSSVDYGITFMSFLGISMPVFWLALMLQLLFSVHWRILPSAGMQTIGDNSLLDLLRHLLMPALILAFASVAGWSRYMRSSMVEVLSQDYVRTAKAKGLTERKVVYRHALRNALIPVITVVALDFAGILAGAVITETIFAWPGIGRLFIESMNGRDYPVLLALMMLGSFALVVSNVLADLAYAAADPRIRYD
- the opp4C gene encoding oligopeptide ABC transporter permease, with protein sequence MTDPALPGHAAAQPARRQTHDSPWHRFLRHFLKHRLALVSLGVLLILGLLAILAPYLTPYTFDGQDLDIIGTPQPPSREHLMGTDELGRDAFTRVLYGARISLSVGISSALIATVLGTFVGALSGYYRGWTDTLLMRFTDVVLSIPLLPLVILVSGMIRPSVTLLVCIIGALGWMGTARLIRGQFMSLREREYVEASRALGGSHSRIMFRHILPNAIGPVVVSTTLAVGGAIMLESALSFLGLGVQPPTPTWGNLLNSASQWLQGAPWLAVFPGLMILITVLAVNFLGDGLRDALDPRS
- a CDS encoding ketopantoate reductase family protein, with the protein product MKITIIGAGAIGGLAGAYMSAQGHDVTLTDRWAEHIDALKTGGLLVDGVRGEQHFAVKALHPHELTGPLECVMIATKSQHSLEALESVLPLFGPDTFVVSYQNGFNEPDLIARLQAAGLGGAERVMGSIPNYGGALVDPGHIEFVHEGPIQLGEMTGERTPRLLELAKCLEALTEVQLSDNIWGQIWAKEVYSAQVVFSALVNAPITDSLGNERYARVAGAVVREALEIAEANGIQVEAFDFFDPANYKPGTPGETQKLLDNITHAIWLLKKDQKPQAHTFKKRGSGIWWDIVYRNRPSEVRSSNGKLIDFGQRVGADTRLNARMCEMIYEIEEGQRELGFHNYDELEQYVQSLGKALP
- a CDS encoding Gfo/Idh/MocA family protein, producing MSAPAKLGVGVIGAHAWAESAHLPGYAAYDRVDLVAICDTVPERAQRLAELFGVRRVYTDYRELLADPDVQMVDVCTPTETHLPLSLAAIAAGKHVLSEKPLAHDAADAFMAARKAREAGVRTKLGFTFRYSPAIRQIQRWIQDGTLGEIYHVHGLEQNSQFLDPYYPLRQVPSGAEFSRLIPSSVVGYGSHLLDLVRWCAGEYSSVIGSMSNFVPRRVVRGYGEGLQDINVEDGTVALAEFASGAQGILQTSYVAIGNYPGVELRVYGSKGAAVARLVEENGVAETLRFATADQVEFRDVPLPESAYPPGTTLNTPWPELYYRNLVRHFVDEILDGTPEECTFYDGAKSQEVVNAIVQSSTERRWVDLPLYPEEQLAPVAAL